A genomic region of Dreissena polymorpha isolate Duluth1 chromosome 4, UMN_Dpol_1.0, whole genome shotgun sequence contains the following coding sequences:
- the LOC127875938 gene encoding BSD domain-containing protein 1-A-like isoform X2: protein MADRGNSQPGGAEGGSWWGGWLAAAKHQTERALEMVSADLQEFTSTMQSDTKKVVEKTKETIQKNTQSDQETQPSTGERVKKGFFSLMDGITKALTIDPEDTSPPARGNPQQPAHGIFDRSKIRLRAVQVDTGTYLNEPAGSAELYADWLKTFDIEAHKGEISDLLVSMVEVRSLYTSLVPSEVSHQDFWWRYFYRVHQLKLDEARKQALMKRAEQAQVKEDSINWDEEEWSGDEENAGNKHRETKVNTEDLNTCLKQQTEATVGAVTETSDGAVTETTDGAVTENTDGAVTETTDGAVTETTDGAVTETTDGVVKQNEKTCEKKHEHSYVNSTPLSTLSVENGVNTDNALEKNPADVSCDNIEYESAKQQNVDTADVVEVANIADKAISEETPMVAQHTLMEETQGGNDRKTVIETTGCDKSVIVCEEHFSANKVPAVTQATEPDKIEMEKIYADVSSTINQALGEMKETLCDVNVESEKTMESSGGLPMKVKEDIVVVGDRISPTSDSSGTKGSSSDDWEKDFDDVEVTAEDLKAAQELASKLNMSAAEYNTLTGGNVDGDWENWD, encoded by the exons ACTGAGCGAGCCCTGGAGATGGTCAGCGCTGACCTCCAGGAGTTCACTTCCACCATGCAGTCAGACACCAAAAAGGTTGTAGAGAAGACTAAGGAAACCATACAG AAGAACACTCAGTCTGACCAGGAGACACAACCGTCCACAGGCGAAAGGGTCAAGAAGGGGTTCTTCTCACTGATGGACGGGATCACAAAGGCCCTCACTATTGACCCTGAGGACACATCGCCCCCAGCCAGGGGTAACCCACAGCAACCTGCACACGGGATCTTTGACCGCTCCAAG ATACGACTGAGGGCAGTGCAGGTAGACACAGGCACATATTTGAATGAGCCAGCAGGGTCAGCAGAGCTgtatgctgattggttgaaaaccTTCGACATCGAGGCACACAAGGGGGAAATATCAGACCTGCTGGTGTCCATGGTAGAAGTCAGATCCCTGTATACATCCCTG GTACCATCTGAGGTGTCTCATCAGGATTTCTGGTGGAGGTACTTCTATAGGGTTCACCAACTGAAGTTGGATGAGGCCAGGAAGCAGGCCCTCATGAAGAGAGCTGAGCAGGCTCAGGTGAAAGAGGACTCCATCAACTGGGACGAGG AGGAGTGGAGTGGAGACGAGGAAAATGCAGGCAATAAGCACAGGGAGACTAAAGTGAACACTGAAGACCTGAACACGTGTCTGAAACAGCAAACAGAGGCTACTGTTGGAGCAGTGACAGAGACTTCTGATGGAGCAGTGACAGAGACTACTGATGGAGCAGTGACAGAGAATACTGATGGAGCAGTGACAGAGACCACTGATGGAGCAGTGACAGAGACTACTGATGGAGCAGTGACAGAGACTACTGATGGAGTAGTGAAACAGAATGAGAAGACATGTGAGAAGAAGCATGAACATTCATATGTAAATTCCACACCCCTGTCGACATTATCAGTTGAAAATGGGGTAAATACTGACAATGCACTGGAGAAAAACCCTGCAGATGTGTCTTGTGATAACATTGAATATGAATCTGCTAAACAACAGAATGTGGATACTGCAGATGTTGTTGAGGTTGCAAATATTGCAGACAAAGCAATCTCAGAAGAAACCCCTATGGTTGCACAGCATACATTGATGGAAGAAACACAGGGTGGCAATGATCGTAAAACTGTAATTGAAACAACTGGTTGTGATAaatctgtcattgtatgtgaaGAACATTTTAGTGCAAATAAAGTGCCAGCAGTAACACAGGCGACCGAACCAGATAAAATTGAGATGGAAAAAATATATGCAGATGTTTCTTCCACCATAAATCAAGCTTTAGGTGAAATGAAAGAAACTCTTTGTGATGTGAATGTAGAATCTGAGAAAACCATGGAATCAAGTGGAGGGTTGCCAATGAAAGTGAAAGAAGATATTGTTGTAGTTGGAGACAGGATTTCCCCTACATCTGACTCCAGCGGCACTAAAG GGTCGAGCTCTGATGACTGGGAGAAGGACTTTGATGATGTCGAGGTCACTGCCGAGGACTTGAAGGCAGCCCAAGAATTGGCAAGCAAACTCAACATGTCTGCCGCTGAGTATAACACGCTCACTGGAGGGAATGTG GATGGGGACTGGGAAAATTGGGATTAA
- the LOC127875938 gene encoding BSD domain-containing protein 1-A-like isoform X1 has product MQMNIYLGHIHLLGTYSCSKSSQPGGAEGGSWWGGWLAAAKHQTERALEMVSADLQEFTSTMQSDTKKVVEKTKETIQKNTQSDQETQPSTGERVKKGFFSLMDGITKALTIDPEDTSPPARGNPQQPAHGIFDRSKIRLRAVQVDTGTYLNEPAGSAELYADWLKTFDIEAHKGEISDLLVSMVEVRSLYTSLVPSEVSHQDFWWRYFYRVHQLKLDEARKQALMKRAEQAQVKEDSINWDEEEWSGDEENAGNKHRETKVNTEDLNTCLKQQTEATVGAVTETSDGAVTETTDGAVTENTDGAVTETTDGAVTETTDGAVTETTDGVVKQNEKTCEKKHEHSYVNSTPLSTLSVENGVNTDNALEKNPADVSCDNIEYESAKQQNVDTADVVEVANIADKAISEETPMVAQHTLMEETQGGNDRKTVIETTGCDKSVIVCEEHFSANKVPAVTQATEPDKIEMEKIYADVSSTINQALGEMKETLCDVNVESEKTMESSGGLPMKVKEDIVVVGDRISPTSDSSGTKGSSSDDWEKDFDDVEVTAEDLKAAQELASKLNMSAAEYNTLTGGNVDGDWENWD; this is encoded by the exons ACTGAGCGAGCCCTGGAGATGGTCAGCGCTGACCTCCAGGAGTTCACTTCCACCATGCAGTCAGACACCAAAAAGGTTGTAGAGAAGACTAAGGAAACCATACAG AAGAACACTCAGTCTGACCAGGAGACACAACCGTCCACAGGCGAAAGGGTCAAGAAGGGGTTCTTCTCACTGATGGACGGGATCACAAAGGCCCTCACTATTGACCCTGAGGACACATCGCCCCCAGCCAGGGGTAACCCACAGCAACCTGCACACGGGATCTTTGACCGCTCCAAG ATACGACTGAGGGCAGTGCAGGTAGACACAGGCACATATTTGAATGAGCCAGCAGGGTCAGCAGAGCTgtatgctgattggttgaaaaccTTCGACATCGAGGCACACAAGGGGGAAATATCAGACCTGCTGGTGTCCATGGTAGAAGTCAGATCCCTGTATACATCCCTG GTACCATCTGAGGTGTCTCATCAGGATTTCTGGTGGAGGTACTTCTATAGGGTTCACCAACTGAAGTTGGATGAGGCCAGGAAGCAGGCCCTCATGAAGAGAGCTGAGCAGGCTCAGGTGAAAGAGGACTCCATCAACTGGGACGAGG AGGAGTGGAGTGGAGACGAGGAAAATGCAGGCAATAAGCACAGGGAGACTAAAGTGAACACTGAAGACCTGAACACGTGTCTGAAACAGCAAACAGAGGCTACTGTTGGAGCAGTGACAGAGACTTCTGATGGAGCAGTGACAGAGACTACTGATGGAGCAGTGACAGAGAATACTGATGGAGCAGTGACAGAGACCACTGATGGAGCAGTGACAGAGACTACTGATGGAGCAGTGACAGAGACTACTGATGGAGTAGTGAAACAGAATGAGAAGACATGTGAGAAGAAGCATGAACATTCATATGTAAATTCCACACCCCTGTCGACATTATCAGTTGAAAATGGGGTAAATACTGACAATGCACTGGAGAAAAACCCTGCAGATGTGTCTTGTGATAACATTGAATATGAATCTGCTAAACAACAGAATGTGGATACTGCAGATGTTGTTGAGGTTGCAAATATTGCAGACAAAGCAATCTCAGAAGAAACCCCTATGGTTGCACAGCATACATTGATGGAAGAAACACAGGGTGGCAATGATCGTAAAACTGTAATTGAAACAACTGGTTGTGATAaatctgtcattgtatgtgaaGAACATTTTAGTGCAAATAAAGTGCCAGCAGTAACACAGGCGACCGAACCAGATAAAATTGAGATGGAAAAAATATATGCAGATGTTTCTTCCACCATAAATCAAGCTTTAGGTGAAATGAAAGAAACTCTTTGTGATGTGAATGTAGAATCTGAGAAAACCATGGAATCAAGTGGAGGGTTGCCAATGAAAGTGAAAGAAGATATTGTTGTAGTTGGAGACAGGATTTCCCCTACATCTGACTCCAGCGGCACTAAAG GGTCGAGCTCTGATGACTGGGAGAAGGACTTTGATGATGTCGAGGTCACTGCCGAGGACTTGAAGGCAGCCCAAGAATTGGCAAGCAAACTCAACATGTCTGCCGCTGAGTATAACACGCTCACTGGAGGGAATGTG GATGGGGACTGGGAAAATTGGGATTAA